From one Streptomyces sp. 846.5 genomic stretch:
- a CDS encoding glutamate-1-semialdehyde 2,1-aminomutase, which translates to MNLSNESLLPRSRQANERLHTLIPGGAHTYSKGDDQYPEGLAPVISHGHGARVWDVDGNSYLEYGSGLRSVSLGHAHPRVIEAVRRELDRGSNFVRPSIIEVEAAERFLATVPTAEMVKFAKNGSDVTTAAVRLARAVTGRLRVAVCSDHPFFSVDDWFIGTTPMSAGIPAATTELTVAFPYGDLAATEELLTRYQGEVACLILEPAAGTEPPPGYLAGLRELADRHGCLLVFDEMITGLRWSEAGAQGLYGVVPDLSTFGKALGNGFAVSALAGRREVMERGGLRHSGDRVFLLSTTHGAETHSLAAAMAVLSTYVEEGVTARLHALGERLAAGVRDAAASHGVGEHVVVRGRASNLVFNTLDENLQPSQPYRTLFLRELLAGGVLAPSFVVSSALSDADIDRTVEVVAQACAVYRKALDAADPTPWVGGRPVKPVFRRLA; encoded by the coding sequence ATGAACCTGAGCAATGAATCCCTCCTGCCCCGGTCGCGTCAGGCGAACGAGCGGCTGCACACCCTGATCCCCGGCGGCGCGCACACCTACTCCAAGGGAGACGACCAGTACCCCGAAGGTCTGGCCCCGGTCATCAGCCACGGCCACGGCGCCCGGGTGTGGGACGTGGACGGCAACAGCTATCTCGAGTACGGCTCCGGCCTGCGGTCGGTCAGCCTCGGCCACGCCCACCCACGCGTGATCGAGGCGGTGCGGCGGGAACTCGACCGCGGCAGCAACTTCGTCCGGCCGTCCATCATCGAGGTGGAGGCCGCGGAGCGCTTCCTGGCCACGGTGCCGACCGCGGAGATGGTGAAGTTCGCGAAGAACGGCTCCGATGTCACCACCGCCGCGGTGCGCCTCGCCCGCGCCGTCACCGGACGCCTGCGGGTGGCCGTCTGCAGCGACCACCCGTTCTTCTCCGTCGACGACTGGTTCATCGGCACCACCCCGATGTCCGCCGGCATCCCCGCGGCCACCACGGAGCTCACCGTGGCGTTCCCCTACGGCGACCTCGCCGCCACGGAGGAACTGCTCACCCGCTACCAGGGCGAGGTCGCCTGCCTGATCCTGGAACCCGCCGCGGGCACCGAGCCGCCGCCCGGGTACCTGGCCGGCCTCCGGGAGCTGGCCGACCGCCACGGCTGCCTGCTCGTCTTCGACGAGATGATCACCGGCCTGCGCTGGTCCGAGGCGGGCGCCCAGGGCCTGTACGGCGTCGTTCCCGACCTCTCCACCTTTGGCAAGGCGCTGGGCAACGGGTTCGCCGTCTCCGCGCTGGCCGGGCGTCGCGAGGTGATGGAGCGGGGCGGGCTGCGTCACTCCGGCGACCGGGTGTTCCTGCTGTCCACCACGCACGGTGCGGAGACGCACTCGCTGGCCGCCGCGATGGCCGTGCTCAGCACCTATGTGGAGGAGGGCGTCACCGCGCGGCTGCACGCCCTCGGCGAGCGGCTGGCCGCCGGCGTCCGCGACGCCGCGGCCAGCCACGGGGTCGGCGAACACGTCGTCGTCCGGGGCCGGGCCAGCAACCTGGTCTTCAACACCCTGGACGAGAACCTGCAGCCGTCGCAGCCGTACCGCACCCTGTTCCTGCGCGAACTCCTCGCGGGCGGGGTGCTGGCCCCGTCGTTCGTGGTGAGCAGCGCTCTCAGCGACGCCGACATCGACCGCACCGTCGAGGTGGTGGCCCAGGCCTGTGCGGTGTACCGGAAGGCGCTGGACGCCGCCGACCCGACCCCCTGGGTGGGCGGGCGACCGGTGAAGCCCGTGT
- the rfbC gene encoding dTDP-4-dehydrorhamnose 3,5-epimerase, which translates to MKATEVPAIAGAYLFEPTAYADERGYFCRTFDADVIRAVGLDPNAFVQDSVSRSVQGVLRGLHLRSGAGEAKLVRCSYGRVFDVVVDLRTDSPTYRNWASFELSGETQATLYIPAGCAHGFQALTEPADVSYRIDRPHDPTEDVTIAFDDPELAIPWPLPVTSMSQRDREAPSLAQVLEPKES; encoded by the coding sequence ATGAAGGCCACCGAAGTCCCGGCGATCGCCGGCGCCTACCTGTTCGAGCCGACGGCGTACGCCGACGAGCGCGGCTACTTCTGCCGCACCTTCGACGCCGACGTGATCCGCGCGGTCGGCCTGGACCCGAACGCCTTCGTCCAGGACAGCGTGTCCCGCTCGGTCCAGGGCGTGCTGCGCGGCCTGCACCTGCGCTCCGGCGCCGGCGAGGCCAAACTCGTGCGCTGCTCCTACGGGAGGGTCTTCGACGTCGTCGTGGACCTGCGCACGGACTCGCCGACCTACCGCAACTGGGCCTCCTTCGAACTGTCCGGGGAGACGCAGGCGACCCTCTACATCCCGGCCGGGTGCGCGCACGGCTTCCAGGCGCTGACGGAACCCGCCGACGTCTCCTACCGGATCGACCGCCCGCACGATCCGACCGAGGACGTGACGATCGCCTTCGACGACCCGGAGCTCGCCATCCCCTGGCCGCTGCCGGTCACCTCGATGTCCCAGCGGGACCGGGAGGCGCCGAGCCTCGCCCAGGTCCTGGAGCCGAAAGAGAGTTGA